A genomic segment from Gorilla gorilla gorilla isolate KB3781 chromosome 3, NHGRI_mGorGor1-v2.1_pri, whole genome shotgun sequence encodes:
- the KCTD8 gene encoding BTB/POZ domain-containing protein KCTD8 isoform X2 produces MALKDTGSGGSTILPISEMVSSSSSPGASAAAAPGPCAPSPFPEVVELNVGGQVYVTKHSTLLSVPDSTLASMFSPSSPRGGARRRGELPRDSRARFFIDRDGFLFRYVLDYLRDKQLALPEHFPEKERLLREAEYFQLTDLVKLLSPKVTKQNSLNDEGCQSDLEDNVSQGSSDALLLRGAAAAVPSGPGAHGGGGGGSAQDKRSGFLTLGYRGSYTTVRDNQADAKFRRVARIMVCGRIALAKEVFGDTLNESRDPDRQPEKYTSRFYLKFTYLEQAFDRLSEAGFHMVACNSSGTAAFVNQYRDDKIWSSYTEYIFFRLNIWLFMIACQIKHESRCRTRARCLAAGKVNTLH; encoded by the coding sequence ATGGCTCTGAAGGACACGGGCAGCGGCGGCAGCACCATCCTGCCCATTAGCGAGATGGTTTCCTCGTCTAGCTCGCCCGGCGCGTCGGCTGCCGCCGCCCCGGGGCCCTGCGCACCCTCGCCCTTCCCTGAAGTAGTGGAGCTGAACGTAGGCGGCCAGGTTTATGTGACCAAGCACTCGACGCTGCTCAGCGTCCCGGACAGCACTTTGGCCAGCATGTTCTCGCCCTCTAGTCCCCGTGGCGGCGCCCGGCGCCGGGGCGAGCTGCCCAGGGACAGCCGGGCGCGCTTCTTCATCGACCGGGACGGCTTCCTTTTCAGGTACGTGCTGGATTATCTGCGGGACAAGCAACTCGCGCTGCCGGAGCACTTCCCCGAGAAGGAGCGGCTCCTGCGCGAGGCCGAGTATTTCCAGCTCACCGACTTGGTCAAGCTGCTGTCGCCCAAGGTCACCAAGCAGAACTCTCTCAACGACGAGGGCTGCCAAAGCGACCTGGAGGACAACGTCTCGCAGGGTAGCAGCGACGCGCTGCTGCTGCGCGGGGCGGCGGCCGCCGTGCCCTCGGGCCCGGGAGCGCAcggtggtggcggcggcggcagcgcgCAGGACAAGCGCTCGGGCTTCCTCACGCTGGGCTACCGGGGCTCCTACACCACCGTGCGCGACAACCAGGCCGACGCCAAATTCCGGCGTGTGGCGCGCATCATGGTGTGCGGGCGCATCGCGCTGGCCAAGGAGGTCTTCGGGGACACGCTCAACGAGAGCCGCGACCCCGACCGGCAGCCGGAGAAGTACACGTCCCGCTTCTACCTCAAGTTCACCTACTTGGAGCAGGCCTTTGATCGCCTGTCCGAGGCCGGCTTCCACATGGTGGCGTGTAACTCCTCGGGCACCGCCGCCTTCGTCAACCAGTACCGCGACGACAAGATCTGGAGCAGCTACACCGAGTACATTTTCTTCC